Genomic DNA from Trypanosoma brucei brucei TREU927 chromosome 9, whole genome shotgun sequence:
GACAGTAACTCTTCCATTTCTCCTCCATTGCCTCaatatatctttttctttcctttgtctCTACAAACATTTGCTCCTTTCCCATACTGATAATTTATTGAGTTGGTTGCTGCTCACTTTGACACTGTGTAAAGGTTTCCCATGCCCATTTACATGGTGCCGCATTGCCTTCATTTGCTTCCAAACATTTTGCATAAGTTTGGACATGAGCTGCACAGGCACCGTTACCAACTTGTTGTGCCACCTGTTGCAACTCAGTGGGTTGTGCTGGCGGGGCATTGCGGTCAAAGAGCATATGTGAAATGCCGTGGCCAATGACGGAACCGGCTGCAACTGATGCCACATTTCCAAGGAGACCGCTACCCATTCCACCACGCTGCACGTACACATTTATTACCTGAGGTTGCGGTTGCTGAGCAGTTGTctggtgtgtgttttgatgctgttgttgcggCAACGTTTCATGTGCCAAAGAAAATTAGGAAACACATCCAATAAGTGCGTCTGCCACGAATATGTAAGGCTATGTGAAACTAAGACACATAAAAGGATCACTGCTTTCCATAGTTCCTGCATGAGCAGAGAATTGTTGGCACATAACATCTACTAACACTAGCCATACTGACAGCAACTTATTCCTCCTGCCCTCCATCCTTGCACACACACCTCACAGTAACCAGTAACACTTCACAACTATTTTAAACATCTGGCTTATTGTCTCAACAAAAGTCAGAGGGTTAGTAACTTTCCTCGTGTCGCATGCGAGGTTGCTGCAAAATGCGAAGAGTTCCACCTTAtcgcacacacatatcaAATACAAAGAGTAATAATTAAGTAATGTCGCGTAACTGTTTTAGTTATAATTCAACGTGAAGTGTTACGGATTCTAATTCCTTTCAGATTGGAAACCGCAAACCATACAGTCCTGCTTCTTGTTACAAGTCAATTAGGACATGCTAATTGGATTCAACTTCAATTAATTCCGTCATTTGCAGGTAGCAATAACATCTATCCTAAGAATTGTTATTTGCATTTAAAGGGTGAAATTGAGTGCATtcagataaaacaaaataagactcatagcaacagcaaaaagagaCTCTTTAGGGTTTATGGCAAACACAATCAATGAACAAACACACTATACCATTAACACAATTAAATTCCAAATACTATAACACATGTATTCTGTTCCAAAAAGTTACAATAAGTATTATGGTAATCACATCATAAGATTATTCCGGTCAAATTAAAAAGcataaaaatgaaattaGAAGTGCAAATAGTTTTTCCATCATATCTACATTTTGGTTATAAGCATAAGCACCATCAAAGGGTTTCCTCCTCATGTAAGATAACATTGGTAGCAACATTGTATCATCAAGAAGGCATTGCTCCCTGTGTGCTGCGGTAAGATTGAGCCATGAGTTTTCAAGATACTTGTTGTCAAGTTCCGCCTTTACACTGGGAGTGCTGTAACATGTTTCGGCAGAGCAAACACTgcaattgtttttctttattgcttCCTCAAACATTTGTGTCGTCAAATTCAGCTGTTTCTTTAGGTCGTGGAGAGaagcttttttctttttcaagatTACTTTTTTGTGATTAGTGATATGATGTGTAATATTGTGATTGCATTGTTGCTTTACCTTCTCTATTtcatctctcttttctctgtttGCTGTTTCGAGAGTTGCATTTGTTTGACTTTTGTCTCTTAACGTTTTTGGATCCTCGATACATGGTgggtttttttgctttgctccagtgctttttttgtaattttcaTTCTCGACCCCTAACTGCCGGAGTTTATCCTTcaatttttcaattttttctttatgcaCTCTTATTTGAGTTGCCACAGTACTGTCGCATAGATTTCCGCCCTCCACACTCTCTCGCAAAAGTTCGTGATTCTCGATTAAGTCTTTAAATGTTTTATCATTGCTACAACTCCAAACCTTTCCGCTTGTAAAATCATTAGACGCATCGCAAAACATCCACTTTTTATCATTTCCAAAAAGTTTCTCCCCAcccttcaaaacaaaactcCTCGCATCATCGACGCCCTCCTCTCTGTAAACatcttccctctcttttataTAATAGCATGGATTATCATCCGCCCATATTGTTACGCAAGatatcagcaacaacacTCCAAATAgtatttgcatttttctaATGCTCCTAGAGTAGATGATATGAAATAAAGCACGCGTATATATTTTCCATAACACATTTGCATAAGAGTTACAGAATTCACGATTAACATGGCGAAACCAATTTTACCGATTCATGAaatgatattataatgataatTAACCAAAATGTATGATATCCATAAAAAAatccattattatttcacATAGTGGTAAGAAACAACTGCTTAAACTGACAGATTAATAAGTAAGAAAAGATACAAACCCaacatattttatttccataACTGTTTACATGTTTTCATTATATTTTGAATGATTCCCTTCAGTATCTTCATGTGACACCCCACATTTACCTCCTGATTTTGTCCATCC
This window encodes:
- a CDS encoding hypothetical protein, conserved (GPI-Anchor Signal predicted for Tb09.v1.0500 by DGPI v2.04 with cleavage site probability 0.78000003 near 286) is translated as MQILFGVLLLISCVTIWADDNPCYYIKEREDVYREEGVDDARSFVLKGGEKLFGNDKKWMFCDASNDFTSGKVWSCSNDKTFKDLIENHELLRESVEGGNLCDSTVATQIRVHKEKIEKLKDKLRQLGVENENYKKSTGAKQKNPPCIEDPKTLRDKSQTNATLETANREKRDEIEKVKQQCNHNITHHITNHKKVILKKKKASLHDLKKQLNLTTQMFEEAIKKNNCSVCSAETCYSTPSVKAELDNKYLENSWLNLTAAHREQCLLDDTMLLPMLSYMRRKPFDGAYAYNQNVDMMEKLFALLISFLCFLI